Genomic segment of Dehalogenimonas alkenigignens:
GCCAGGTCCTGGATGTGACCGACCGGCATCGCGCCGAGGATGCCCTCAGGCGGGCGCAGGAAGACCTTGAATCAAGAGTTATCATACGTACCCGCGAGCTCCAGCACGCTAATGTCCGTCTTGAGGCCGAGATTTCCCGGCGGGAGCAGATCGAGCAGGCTCTGCGACGGAAAGAACTTAAATACCGGCACCTGGTGGACAGCGGGAATGCTATTATCCTGGAACTGGATACTGCGGGCCGGATCATTTTTTTCAACCATTTCGCCGAACGTTTTTTTGGGTACACCGAATCCGAAGTCATCGGCAAGAGCGTCGTCGGCACGATCGTACCGGCCAGGGATTCAGCCGACGCCGATCTTGAAGCCATGATCCGTGACATCATCCATCGGCCTGAAGACTACCGGCTCAATGAAAACGAAAACATGAAAAAGAATGGCGACCGGGTTTGGGTGGTTTGGACCAACCAGCCTGTTTATGATGAAGCCGGGAATCTAAAGGAAATACTTTGCCTGGGCATTGACAGGACTGAACAAAAAAAGATTGAAGATACTCTGGCCGTTCAAACGCGGCTGCAAGCCGCCATGGAGGAGCGGGCCAGACTGGCGCGCGACCTGCATGATGCCGTCAGCCAGACCCTTTTTTCGGCCAGTATCATCGCCGAGGTGTTGCCCCGAATCTGGGACCGGAGCCCGGACGAAGGTTTTCGCCGGCTCGAAGAGGTGCGGCAGCTGACCCGGGGCGCCCTGGCTGAGATGAGGACGCTGCTCTTCGAACTTCGGCCGGCGGCTTTAGCCGAAGCAGAATTGCCCCAGCTTCTAACCCAACTCGGCGAATCGGTGACCGGCAGGGCGAGACTGCCGGTTAACGTCTCCATCACGGGCGGCTGCGAGCTGCCGGCTGAGGTGAAAATCGCCCTCTACCGCATCGCCCAGGAAGCCCTCAATAACGTCGTCAAACATTCCGGGGCGACGCTGGCTGAAGTCTCGTTGTGCTGCCAGGGCAGCGGCATCGCCCTGTCCGTAGCTGACAACGGAAATGGTTTTGACGCCGCAGCCGAACCCCAGGGACGTTTAGGTTTGAGCATCATGAAAGAACGCGCCGCGAGTGTCAACGCCGGGATTACCATTGATAGTTCTCCTGGGAAAGGCACCGAGGTTACGGTAAACTGGCCGATGAACAACCCGGATGACCCGTTCGGTGACCCTCGCAAAAACAACTGAAAACTATCCTTTCGGCTAGGGTAAATCCCCCCATTAGCCCGATACCGCCCGGCCGGTTTTCGAGTATCATAATTGCAAGGCCTACTGTTACCTGAAAGGCAGCTGCATGCATTTTGTGATCGCTGACCGGCAGCATAGCACCAGGTCCGCATTGAAACTTTTTCTCGGACAATACCCCTCGCTGGAATTTGCCGGCGAATCGGGAGACCTTGAAACGACTATCAAACTCTCCGCCCAGCCAGGTGTCGGTTTGGTCCTGATCGAATGGGAAATACTGGGCCCCAACCAGAAGGACAGCATCGCTAAAATTAAGGTTACCGGGAATCCGGCGGTGTTGGTTCTTGGCTGTTGCCTGCAGCGCAGCCTGCCGATCGATGCCGGCGCCGATTTCTATATTTCCAAGACGGATAAGCCGGACCGGCTGGCCTCCATCATCCACCAGATTCAATCACAAGCCAGGCAATAGTATTGAACCGGTCCGGCGCCTCTCATTTGCCATCTGCCCAGCCCTTGCATATTTATCAGGCGTCGCGTACTATCCGCCATAGGGATGATGACGGCATGATGACCAAGCGTGATCGTATCAAAGCTTCTATCGAGGGCAAGGCAGCAGACCGCAGCCCGGTAGGCTTCTGGAGGCATTGGCCGGGTGATGACCAGTCACCCGGTTCCCTCGCAGGTGTCGCACTTGCGTTTCAACGCCGCTATGACCTGGATTTCATAAAGCTCCCGGTGTCATCTGTTTACTGCGTAGAGGACTATGGCATCACCCATGCCTACAAAGGCAGCATCATGGGCGACCGTGAATACCTGACGCGTGTTGTCGTTAATGCCGGTGACTGGCTGAAGCTGGAGCCTCTGGACATTAACCGCGGCACGTATGGATGGCATCTTGAAGCGTTAAAGTCTTTGATCCAAGATAAGGATGAACACACTCCGGTGATCGTGACCATGTTCCATCCCCTGGCCATGGCCGCCTACCTTTCAGGCGATGATACACTGATCGCCCACCTGCGGCAGCACCCCTCAGCTGTTCAGGCTGCTTTAAACGCGCTCGCGGAAACCTCAGCCCGTTTCGCCCGGGCCTGTATCGAATTGGGAGCCGACGGGATTTTCCTTTCGGCCCGGTTCGCCAGTCACGAATTGTTGAACGCCGCAGAATACCGGCGTTTCGGGCGTCCTGCCGATCTTAAAGTATTGAATGCCGCTTCAAAAGGTTGGTTCAACGTTCTGCATCTGCACGGTCCGCATCCGATGGTGCACGAATTAGCAGACTATCCGGTTCAGGCGCTGAACTGGCACGACCGCACTTCAGACATCAATTTGAAGCAAGCCGCCGGTTGTTTCGCCGGCGCTCTGATGGGCGGCATTGAGCAGACCTTGATGGCGCAGGGAACGCCGGATCAGATCGCTGCCCAGGCCCGCGAAGCCATCGCCGCCATGAACGGACGCCGGCTGATATTGACGCCGGGATGCACTTATTCGCTGGCCGTACCGGAAGCTAACCTGATGGCGGTGCGCCGTGCGGTTGAAGAGCTGCCGGAATCATCAGCCGGATCAGCATAAGGGTTTCTTCGCCGGCAAACCGCTGCGGCGGGGATATTCAGGAGGCGTGAGCGAGGATTTTGCCGCGACAATGAGTTTGCGTTCTCCGCCCAGAATTTGCGCGTCGATTTCGACAATCTGGCGCAAATCACCCCCTAATATACGGAGAGCAAGGCCGGCGGCATCGGTTTCTGCGGTGATATCCCCCTTCTTCCAGGCTACAAAGCGGCCGTTCAGGGCGCAGAAGGGCAGGCATAATTCGCATAGAACATTCAGCGGAGCCAGCGCTCTGGCGACTACCAGGTCATAGCGCTCACGGTGTTCGGGCTGACAGGCCGCGTCTTCAGCCCGGGCGTTTATTATCGCCACGTTCTTGAGTTGAAGCTGCGCCGCGGTCTCGGTCAGGAAAGCGGCTTTCTTCCCGGTCGCTTCGAGCAGGGTTAGCTCAATCTCTGGGAAAGCAATCTTCAAAGGAACGCCCGGGAAGCCTGCTCCCGTGCCGACATCGATGACCCGCCGGCCGTTGAGGCTGATGCCTGCAGCCGCAATCGAAAGGGAATCCAAGAAATGGATGGATTGGACGGCTTCATATTCGATCACGCTGGTAAGGTTGATCCGGCTGTTCCATTCCGCCAGCAGTTGAAAATATCTTTCGAATTGTTCCAGTTGGCCTTCACTCAGCTCGATGCCAAGCCTGGAAGCGCCCTGTTTAAGAATGGACAGATTCATCGGCGGATTATAGCATTTTTTGGCCACTTTGAAGCCGTTGTGTTATGCTAATGACACCAGACCGCTAGGGGTGCGCAAAGCTGAGAGTCCTTCAGCTGAAGGACAACCCTGGCACCTGAACTCGATAATCCGAGCGTAGGGAAGGCGGTATAATATGACAACACAACTATCGTGCGCCCGGGACGGCGTTATTACCCCTCAAATGGCGGCAGTCGCCGTCGCGGAAAATGTTACTGCTGAGCATATCAGGGAAAGCATCGCCTCCGGCGTTACGGTCATCCCGGCTAACAACGGGCATGCCAACCTGCAGCCGCGCGGGATCGGCCGGGGTCTGCGAACCAAAGTCAACGCCAACATCGGCACTTCCCCTGATTGCGCCGACGTTCAAATAGAGCTGGACAAGCTGGCCGCGGCGCTTCAGGCCGGCGCCGACGCTGTTATGGATCTTTCGACCGGCGGCGATTTGACCGCCATCCGCCGTGCCATTCTTAACCGCTGCCCGGTTCCGCTGGGCACCGTGCCGATTTATGAAGCCGGTGTCCGAGCCCGGGCGGAGCACGGTTCAATCATCGAGTTGACCCCTGAGGGCCTGTTCGATGTCATCCGCGGCCATGCTGCGGAAGGCGTGGACTTCATTACCGTACACTGCGGCGTCACTTCAGGGGTGATTCAGAGGTTAAAATCCCAGGGCAGGGTGACCGATATCGTTTCGCGGGGCGGCGCATTGATGGCCGGTTGGATGGTCTATCATAACCGAGAAAACCCGCTGTATGAGCAATTCGATCGTTTGCTTGAAATCGCTCTGGAGCATGACGTCACCATTTCTTTGGGCGACGGGCTGAGGCCTGGCTGCCTGGCCGACGCCACCGACCGCGCTCAGATTGAAGAACTGCTTGTTCTTGGTGAACTGGTCGATCGTGCCAGGCAGGCCGGCGTCCAGGTTATGGTTGAAGGTCCCGGTCACGTCCCGCTGAACCGCATTCAGGCTAATATGGAGCTGCAGAAGTCAGTGTGCCGCGGCGCCCCGTTTTATGTCCTCGGGCCGCTGGTGACCGACATCGCGCCGGGATATGATCACATTACCTCAGCCATCGGCGGCGCGCTGGCTGCGATGTATGGGGCCGACTTTTTATGCTATGTCACTCCGGCTGAGCACCTCTCGCTGCCGGAACCGGAAGACGTGCGACAGGGGGTTATCGCCTCTCGTATCGCCGCCCATGCCGCCGACATCGCTCGGGGTCTCCCCGGCGCCGCAGACTGGGATCTTAAGATGGCCCGGGCGCGCAAGAACCTCGACTGGGAATCCCAGGCTAATCTTTCGATTGATCCCGAGTTATCGCGCCGGCGGCACGCGGCTCGACAAACCTCCGGAGCCGCCTGCACCATGTGCGGTGAATTTTGCGCCATGGAAATGGCGGAAAAATACCTCGGCATTCAGACCGCCCGATGCGAATAGACCGAGCTTAAGGCAAATATTTGGATTCAGCTTTCAAAATTGGCAGATTCCTCGATATTGATTTTCGTATCCATTTCAGCTGGTTTCTCATTTTCATACTGATGGCTGTCTTCCTGGCCCGGGATGTGTTTCCAGGCGCTGTTCGCGGCGAGAGCACCCTCTCTTACTGGCTTATGGGAACCGGCACCGCTTTCCTGTTTTTCATGTCTGTTCTGGGTCACGAGTTAGGACATACTCTGGCCGCCAGGTCAGCCGGAATTCCCATCGGCGGCATAACCCTGTTTTTGTTCGGTGGAGCGGCCCAGATGAATCGAGAGCCGGCCTCGGCGGGCGCCGAACTGAAAATGGCCCTGTCCGGCCCCGGCGTCAGTCTGCTGCTGGCAGCTTTATTCTGGGCGGCTTATCAAATATGCCTTGGTTCCCTGAATACCCTTGCCGCCATGTCCCTGTGGCTTTCACAGATAAATTTGATCGTCGCCGGGTTCAACCTTCTGCCCGGATTTCCCCTTGACGGCGGACGGGTGCTTCGCGCCTTATGGTGGCGCTTAACCGGCGACCACCTCCGGGCAACCAGGGTATCTGTAGCCTGCGGTCGTATCACCGGCCTGGCGATAGCCGCTGCTGGTATCTTCGTCCTCGTTCAAAACCGGGACTGGCTGGCTGGGGTCTGGCTTATCCTGATAGGCGCTTACCTTGAATACTCCGCCCGTCTCAGCCTGCGGCAGTTTAATCTCCAGCAGTGGATGAAGGGGCGGAAAGTCTCGGAAGTCATGGAAACCCGCTGCCGGGAAATACCGCCGGAGACTACGGTGAGTGAATTACTCGTTGATCCCGGTATTGAACGCTGCCT
This window contains:
- the rsmG gene encoding 16S rRNA (guanine(527)-N(7))-methyltransferase RsmG, whose product is MNLSILKQGASRLGIELSEGQLEQFERYFQLLAEWNSRINLTSVIEYEAVQSIHFLDSLSIAAAGISLNGRRVIDVGTGAGFPGVPLKIAFPEIELTLLEATGKKAAFLTETAAQLQLKNVAIINARAEDAACQPEHRERYDLVVARALAPLNVLCELCLPFCALNGRFVAWKKGDITAETDAAGLALRILGGDLRQIVEIDAQILGGERKLIVAAKSSLTPPEYPRRSGLPAKKPLC
- a CDS encoding uroporphyrinogen decarboxylase family protein produces the protein MMTKRDRIKASIEGKAADRSPVGFWRHWPGDDQSPGSLAGVALAFQRRYDLDFIKLPVSSVYCVEDYGITHAYKGSIMGDREYLTRVVVNAGDWLKLEPLDINRGTYGWHLEALKSLIQDKDEHTPVIVTMFHPLAMAAYLSGDDTLIAHLRQHPSAVQAALNALAETSARFARACIELGADGIFLSARFASHELLNAAEYRRFGRPADLKVLNAASKGWFNVLHLHGPHPMVHELADYPVQALNWHDRTSDINLKQAAGCFAGALMGGIEQTLMAQGTPDQIAAQAREAIAAMNGRRLILTPGCTYSLAVPEANLMAVRRAVEELPESSAGSA
- a CDS encoding response regulator transcription factor, yielding MHFVIADRQHSTRSALKLFLGQYPSLEFAGESGDLETTIKLSAQPGVGLVLIEWEILGPNQKDSIAKIKVTGNPAVLVLGCCLQRSLPIDAGADFYISKTDKPDRLASIIHQIQSQARQ
- a CDS encoding site-2 protease family protein, which produces MDSAFKIGRFLDIDFRIHFSWFLIFILMAVFLARDVFPGAVRGESTLSYWLMGTGTAFLFFMSVLGHELGHTLAARSAGIPIGGITLFLFGGAAQMNREPASAGAELKMALSGPGVSLLLAALFWAAYQICLGSLNTLAAMSLWLSQINLIVAGFNLLPGFPLDGGRVLRALWWRLTGDHLRATRVSVACGRITGLAIAAAGIFVLVQNRDWLAGVWLILIGAYLEYSARLSLRQFNLQQWMKGRKVSEVMETRCREIPPETTVSELLVDPGIERCLLVKLGDRQGVVFAPTLSAHSGTAGLGRIALPVDGALQISPGDDLLVLAQQMNETGRDYAVVKQDGQTVGFVFLDALIDLVNSSRGGNT
- a CDS encoding PAS domain-containing sensor histidine kinase, whose amino-acid sequence is MDNYALFLLDETGFIECNQKAEELFGAVREELIGRTPSDYSPQRQPDGRISRDKAREKIRAAMDGAPQLFEWKHLKADGTCIDTEISLNRIGDGDRRIVMAIVRDISDLKKAEESRLESEQMFRSIVENSHSGIFTVDEAFTITYANDMVSLLLGLPNDRIVGRDFREFLDEESANLVVDNYLRRQRGESLPARYEFNIVTASGDRRRVEISSNMIRDTAGRLKTVGQVLDVTDRHRAEDALRRAQEDLESRVIIRTRELQHANVRLEAEISRREQIEQALRRKELKYRHLVDSGNAIILELDTAGRIIFFNHFAERFFGYTESEVIGKSVVGTIVPARDSADADLEAMIRDIIHRPEDYRLNENENMKKNGDRVWVVWTNQPVYDEAGNLKEILCLGIDRTEQKKIEDTLAVQTRLQAAMEERARLARDLHDAVSQTLFSASIIAEVLPRIWDRSPDEGFRRLEEVRQLTRGALAEMRTLLFELRPAALAEAELPQLLTQLGESVTGRARLPVNVSITGGCELPAEVKIALYRIAQEALNNVVKHSGATLAEVSLCCQGSGIALSVADNGNGFDAAAEPQGRLGLSIMKERAASVNAGITIDSSPGKGTEVTVNWPMNNPDDPFGDPRKNN
- the thiC gene encoding phosphomethylpyrimidine synthase ThiC — protein: MTTQLSCARDGVITPQMAAVAVAENVTAEHIRESIASGVTVIPANNGHANLQPRGIGRGLRTKVNANIGTSPDCADVQIELDKLAAALQAGADAVMDLSTGGDLTAIRRAILNRCPVPLGTVPIYEAGVRARAEHGSIIELTPEGLFDVIRGHAAEGVDFITVHCGVTSGVIQRLKSQGRVTDIVSRGGALMAGWMVYHNRENPLYEQFDRLLEIALEHDVTISLGDGLRPGCLADATDRAQIEELLVLGELVDRARQAGVQVMVEGPGHVPLNRIQANMELQKSVCRGAPFYVLGPLVTDIAPGYDHITSAIGGALAAMYGADFLCYVTPAEHLSLPEPEDVRQGVIASRIAAHAADIARGLPGAADWDLKMARARKNLDWESQANLSIDPELSRRRHAARQTSGAACTMCGEFCAMEMAEKYLGIQTARCE